One genomic segment of Drosophila melanogaster chromosome 3R includes these proteins:
- the Sbf gene encoding SET domain binding factor, isoform B, with the protein MSRLADYFVIVGYDSDKEKTASNVGGQPTCGKIVQRFPEKDWPDTPFIEGIEWFCQPLGWSLSYEKQEPKFFVSVLTDIDANKHYCACLSFHETVAITQTRSVDDEDETIGSSRLLGATPSSMDGITTTSTPASITHHSVMYAPKCLVLISRLDCAETFKNCLGTIYTVYIENLAYGLETLIGNILGCIQVPPAGGPQVRFSIGAGDKQSLQPPQSSSLPTTGSGVHFLFKQLGIKNVLILLCSVMTENKILFLSKCYWHLTDSCRALVALMYPFRYTHVYIPILPAPLTEVLSTPTPFIMGIHSSLQTEITDLLDVIVVDLDGGLVTIPESLTPPVPILPSPLWEQTQDLLSMILFPNLAQADLAFPTLERPSAIAKTDAQIDKELRAIFMRLFAQLLQGYRSCLTIIRIHPKPVITFHKAGFLGARDLIESEFLFRVLDSMFFTTFVNERGPPWRSSDAWDELYSSMNELLKSEAQNRNLILTHIQELGRVLYENEGTLAHISYAQKVLRPPEGAFQRIHQPAFPRISSEKVELIIQEGIRKNGVPQRFHVTRNQHRIIPMGPRLPEALDVRPNVQNSARRLEVLRICVSYIFENRITDARKLLPAVMRTLMHRDARLILCREFFGYVHGNKAVLDHQQFELVVRFMNKALQKSSGIDEYTVAAALLPMSTIFCRKLSTGVVQFAYTEIQDHAIWKNLQFWESTFFQDVQGQIKALYLLHRRQNEHQKEANCVLDEVPLEEPTALEITAEQLRKSPNIEEEKKAELAKSEESTLYSQAIHFANRMVSLLIPLDVNVDAASKPKPAFRLEENQSVSNSIMGSHSLSEHSDEGFEENNALEIGVTVGKTISRFIDCVCTEGGVTSEHIRNLHDMVPGVVHMHIESLEPVYLEAKRHPHVQKPKIQTPCLLPGEDLVTDHLRCFLMPDGREDETQCLIPAEGALFLTNYRVIFKGSPCDPLFCEQVIVRTFPIASLLKEKKISVLYLAHLDQTLTEGLQLRSSSFQLIKVAFDPEVTPEQIESFRKILSKARHPFDEFEYFAFQSYGTMLQGVAPLKTKEKYSTLKGFAKKTLLRGAKKAGFKQKQQTKRKLVSDYDYGSADAQETQSIDDELEDGDEFETQNNAMPRLLTTKDVERMRERSYVQDWKRLGFDAESQRGFRISNANTSYATCRSYPAIIVAPVQCSDAAIMHLGRCFKGQRIPLPTWRHANGALLIRGGQPNSKSVIGMLKNTTGSTTNAHHDVTHYPEQDKYFLALINTMPKLTPLALNQYSGMNLSMSSLMGHSSSDDRQPLTPELSRKHKNNLDISDGNKSSQGGKGGTMKGNPKNSLAHPFRKMRLYALGEKSQAKSNMNVDFCADFIPVDYPDIRQSRPAFKKLIRACMPSHNTNEADGQSFAKMVEQSDWLQQISSLMQLSGAVVDLIDLQESSVMLSLEDGSDVTAQLSSIAQLCLDPYYRSLDGFRVLVEKEWLAFGHRFAHRSNLKPSHANTNIAFAPTFLQFLDVVHQLQRQFPMAFEFNDFYLRFLAYHSVSCRFRTFLFDCELERSDSGIAAMEDKRGSLNAKHMFGAGGMATNGSDDECSVYPLDIRSQRAPAPLNRIGHSIFDYIERQHNKTPIFYNFLYSGDKSVTLRPQNNVAALDLWCYYTNEELAQGAPYDLEVTTVDDEIDLSETKGKRMVITAGYDNMEKCNPSAYVCLLSEVKQAETERGHLPQKWLQVWNSLEVPQLEPVARNTSLGNIFVQTHQHKRSTLEIIMKGRLAGYQDKYFHPHRFEKHPYTTPTNCNHCTKLLWGPVGYRCMDCGNSYHEKCTEHSMKNCTKYKAIDGAVGPPNVNMSQGDTASIASSAATTARTSSHHFYNQFSSNVAENRTHEGHLYKRGALLKGWKQRWFVLDSIKHQLRYYDTSEDTAPKGIIELAEVQSVTAAQPAQIGAKGVDEKGFFDLKTSKRIYNFYAINANLAQEWIEKLQACLQ; encoded by the exons ATGTCCCGGCTCGCTGATTACTTCGTAATAGTCGGCTACGACAGTGATAAGGAGA AAACTGCCAGCAATGTGGGCGGCCAGCCGACGTGCGGCAAGATCGTTCAGCGCTTTCCCGAGAAAGATTGGCCGGACACTCCGTTTATCGAGGGCATTGAATGG TTCTGCCAGCCGCTCGGCTGGAGTTTATCGTACGAGAAGCAGGAGCCCAAGTTCTTCGTCTCTGTGCTGACGGACATCGATGCCAACAAGCACTACTGCGCCTGCCTCAGCTTTCATGAGACGGTGGCCATCACACAGACGCGCAGCGTCGACGACGAGGATGAGACCATCGGCAGCAGCAGGCTGCTGGGAGCCACACCCTCATCGATGGATGGCATCACAACGACATCCACGCCGGCTTCCATTACGCACCACAGCGTCATGTATGCACCAAAGTGTCTGGTGCTTATATCGCGTTTGGACTGTGCCGAGACCTTTAAA AATTGTCTCGGCACCATATACACGGTGTACATTGAGAACCTGGCGTATGGATTGGAGACACTCATAGGAAACATTCTGGGCTGCATCCAAGTTCCTCCAGCGGGTGGACCGCAGGTGCGCTTCTCTATAGGAGCAGGAGACAAGCAGTCGCTCCAGCCTCCGCAGAGCTCCTCCCTGCCCACGACTGGAAGTGGAGTCCACTTCCTCTTCAAGCAGCTGGGCATCAAGAATGTGCTGATACTGCTTTGCTCCGTGATGACAGAGAACAAGATACTGTTTCTTTCTAAGTGTTATTGGCACCTGACGGACAGCTGCAGAGCTTTGGTGGCATTGATGTATCCCTTTCGGTATACTCATGTTTATATACCAATTCTGCCGGCTCCACTCACGGAAGTGTTATCCACACCTACGCCATTTATTATGGGCATACATAGCTCACTGCAAACTGAGATTACGGATTTACTGGATGTTATTGTGGTGGATTTGGATGGCGGCCTCGTTACCATTCCCGAGTCGCTGACGCCGCCTGTTCCTATTCTTCCATCACCGCTGTGGGAACAGACCCAGGACCTGCTCAGCATGATCCTGTTTCCAAACCTGGCGCAGGCCGATCTGGCGTTTCCCACATTAGAGCGGCCTTCAGCTATTGCTAAGACTGACGCCCAGATTGATAAGGAACTTCGCGCCATATTCATGCGCCTTTTCGCTCAGCTGCTGCAGGGATATCGCTCCTGCCTGACTATCATTCGGATCCACCCAAAGCCGGTGATCACCTTCCATAAGGCAGGATTTCTCGGCGCCCGCGATCTGATAGAGAGCGAATTCCTGTTTAGGGTGCTGGACAGCATGTTTTTCACGACGTTTGTCAACGAACGAGGCCCTCCCTGGCGATCCTCCGATGCCTGGGATGAGCTCTACAGCTCAATGAACGAACTGCTCAAATCGGAGGCGCAGAATCGAAATCTC ATACTCACACATATCCAGGAATTGGGACGAGTTCTATATGAAAATGAGGGCACTCTGGCTCACATCAGCTATGCCCAAAAAGTACTGCGTCCGCCGGAAGGCGCATTCCAGCGTATTCATCAACCAGCCTTTCCGCGCATAAGTTCGGAAAAGGTTGAGCTTATCATACAGGAAGGGATACGAAAGAACGGAGTGCCACAACGCTTTCATGTAACACGTAATCAGCACCGTATCATTCCGATGGGACCCAGGTTACCCGAGGCATTAGATGTGCGTCCCAATGTCCAAAACTCGGCTAGGCGACTGGAGGTGCTGCGGATCTGTGTGTCATACATCTTTGAGAATCGAATTACAGATGCCAGAAAACTGCTGCCGGCTGTGATGCGCACCCTAATGCATCGGGATGCGCGCTTGATCTTGTGCCGCGAGTTCTTTGGATATGTGCACGGCAACAAGGCAGTTCTGGACCATCAACAGTTTGAATTAGTTGTGCGATTCATGAACAAGGCGCTGCAAAAATCATCCGGCATTGATGAGTACACAGTGGCTGCGGCTCTGCTGCCCATGTCCACAATCTTCTGCCGTAAGCTCTCGACTGGAGTAGTGCAATTTGCGTACACAGAGATACAGGATCACGCCATCTGGAAAAACCTGCAATTTTGGGAGTCTACTTTCTTTCAGGATGTCCAAGGTCAAATAAAGGCGTTGTATCTGCTTCACCGACGTCAGAACGAGCATCAAAAGGAGGCCAACTGTGTGCTGGACGAAGTTCCTCTAGAGGAGCCCACGGCGCTTGAAATTACAGCCGAGCAGCTGCGCAAAAGTCCCAACATCGAGGAGGAGAAAAAAGCCGAGCTGGCCAAATCGGAGGAGTCAACTTTGTACAGCCAGGCAATTCACTTTGCGAACCGTATGGTTTCCCTGCTAATTCCACTGGATGTCAATGTGGATGCAGCCAGTAAGCCGAAACCGGCGTTTCGTCTAGAGGAAAATCAGAGTGTTTCCAATAG tatTATGGGCTCACACAGCCTAAGCGAACATTCCGACGAAGGATTCGAGGAGAACAATGCTTTGGAAATAGGTGTCACGGTTGGGAAAACCATTTCACGCTTCATTGACTGCGTTTGTACCGAAGGTGGAGTGACCTCCGAGCATATACGCAATTTGCATGACATGGTACCGGGAGTTGTGCATATGCACATCGAGTCCCTGGAACCGGTATATCTGGAGGCTAAGCGTCATCCGCACGTGCAGAAGCCCAAAATTCAAACGCCATGCCTGCTGCCAGGGGAGGACCTGGTGACAGACCACCTGCGTTGCTTCCTTATGCCGGATGGACGCGAAGATGAAACCCAGTGCCTGATACCCGCCGAGGGAGCTCTTTTCCTCACCAACTACCGTGTGATTTTTAAGGGTTCACCTTGCGATCCCCTCTTCTGTGAGCAGGTGATTGTTCGCACTTTTCCGATTGCCTCCCTGCTAAAGGAGAAAAAGATATCGGTGCTGTACCTGGCTCATCTGGATCAAACGCTGACAGAAGGACTGCAGCTGCGTTCCAGTAGCTTTCAACTGATCAAGGTCGCTTTTGATCCTGAAGTAACTCCCGAGCAGATTGAGAGCTTTAGAAAGATATTGAGCAAAGCGCGGCATCCGTTTGATGAGTTTGAGTACTTCGCGTTTCAATCATACGGCACCATGCTCCAGGGAGTGGCTCCGTTGAAAACCAAGGAGAAATATTCCACCTTAAAGGGCTTTGCCAAAAAAACACTGCTCCGCGGGGCCAAAAAGGCTGGATtcaagcagaagcagcagacCAAGCGCAAACTAGTTTCTGATTATGATTACGGAAGTGCAGATGCGCAGGAAACACAGTCCATCGACGATGAACTGGAAGATGGAGATGAGTTTGAAACCCAAAACAATGCCATGCCCAGATTGCTAACAACAAAGGATGTCGAACGGATGCGAGAAAGGAGCTATGTGCAGGACTGGAAGCGACTCGGGTTCGATGCGGAATCACAGCGTGGTTTCCGTATAAGCAATGCCAATACCAGTTACGCCACCTGCCGCTCCTATCCGGCTATAATTGTGGCCCCTGTGCAGTGCAGTGACGCGGCAATAATGCATTTGGGTCGGTGCTTTAAGGGCCAGCGCATTCCACTGCCCACATGGCGGCATGCGAACGGAGCGCTGCTCATTCGAGGTGGTCAACCCAATAGCAAATCGGTCATTGGAATGCTTAAAAACACGACGGGGAGCACCACGAACGCCCATCACGATGTCACGCATTATCCCGAGCAGGATAAATACTTCCTAGCTCTGATCAACACGATGCCTAAGCTAACGCCCCTGGCTCTCAATCAGTATTCGGGCATGAATCTCTCGATGAGTTCGTTGATGGGCCACAGCTCCTCCGACGATCGACAGCCTCTTACCCCGGAATTGTCGCGCAAACATAAGAACAACCTGGATATTAGTGATGGTAACAAGTCCAGTCAAGGAGGTAAAGGCGGAACGATGAAGGGAAATCCTAAAAACTCATTGGCACATCCCTTCCGCAAAATGCGGCTTTATGCATTGG GAGAGAAATCCCAAGCAAAGTCCAACATGAATGTTGACTTTTGCGCGGACTTCATTCCCGTAGACTATCCCGACATCAGGCAATCGAGACCAGCCTTCAAAAAGCTTATACGCGCCTGCATGCCATCACATAATACCAACGAGGCCGATGGACAGAGCTTTGCCAAGATGGTGGAACAGTCAGACTGGCTGCAACAGATCTCCTCACTGATGCAGTTGTCTGGTGCCGTGGTTGACCTTATCGATTTGCAGGAGAGCAGCGTAATGCTATCTCTGGAAGATGGCTCCGATGTGACCGCCCAGCTCAGTTCAATAGCCCAGCTGTGCTTGGATCCCTACTACCGAAGTCTGGACGGTTTTCGTGTGCTGGTTGAGAAGGAGTGGTTGGCTTTTGGTCACCGCTTTGCGCATCGCAGTAATCTCAAGCCGTCGCATGCAAACACAAATATCGCGTTTGCTCCCACCTTTCTGCAGTTCCTCGATGTGGTACATCAACTGCAACGCCAGTTTCCCATGGCCTTCGAATTTAATGATTTCTATTTGAGATTCCTGGCATATCACTCAGTGTCGTGCCGGTTCCGCACCTTCCTCTTTGACTGTGAGCTTGAGCGATCGGATTCGGGTATTGCTGCGATGGAGGACAAACGAGGATCGCTGAATGCAAAGCATATGTTTGGAGCCGGTGGTATGGCGACCAATGGATCAGACGATGAGTGCAGCGTGTACCCCCTGGATATCAGGAGTCAAAGGGCACCCGCTCCCCTGAATCGCATTGGTCACTCTATCTTCGATTATATCGAACGGCAGCATAACAAGACGCccatattttataatttcctGTATTCTGGCGATAAAAGCGTGACTCTGCGACCGCAAAATAATGTGGCTGCTTTGGATCTATGGTGTTATTATACCAACGAAGAGTTGGCCCAGGGAGCGCCGTACGATTTAGAAGTGACCACTGTGGACGACGAAATCGATCTGTCCGAGACGAAGGGAAAGCGCATGGTCATTACCGCCGGATACGACAACATGGAGAAGTGTAATCCCAGTGCCTATGTTTGCCTGCTAAGCGAGGTGAAGCAAGCGGAGACGGAGCGAGGCCACCTTCCCCAAAAGTGGCTGCAGGTGTGGAATAGCTTGGAAGTGCCCCAACTGGAGCCAGTTGCTCGGAATACATCGCTGGGAAACATCTTCGTGCAGACGCATCAGCACAAACGCTCTACACTGGAGATCATCATGAAGGGTCGTCTGGCAGGTTACCAGGACAAGTACTTCCACCCGCATCGTTTCGAGAAGCATCCATACACTACGCCCACCAACTGTAATCACTGCACCAAGCTTCTCTGGGGACCGGTTGGCTACCGGTGCATGGACTGCGGAAACTCCTATCACGAGAAGTGCACGGAGCACTCCATGAAGAACTGCACAAAGTACAAGGCCATAGATGGAGCTGTTGGACCGCCGAATGTGAATATGTCGCAGGGCGACACGGCAAGCATCGCTTCCAGCGCGGCCACAACGGCGCGCACCTCAAGCCATCACTTCTATAACCAATTTAGCAGTAACGTTGCCGAAAATAGAACGCATGAGGG ACATTTGTACAAACGTGGCGCATTACTCAAGGGCTGGAAACAGCGATGGTTCGTTTTGGACTCTATTAAGCATCAACTTCGTTACTATGACACCTCCGAAGATACCGCTCCGAAGGGCATCATTg AACTGGCTGAAGTCCAATCTGTAACTGCCGCACAACCTGCACAAATTGGCGCCAAGGGCGTAGATGAAAAGGGATTTTTTGAT cttaaAACATCAAAGCGCATCTATAATTTCTACGCAATCAATGCAAATCTGGCACAGGAATGGATCGAAAAATTGCAGGCATGTTTGCAATAG